From Xylocopilactobacillus apis, a single genomic window includes:
- a CDS encoding SMI1/KNR4 family protein: protein MFVSKYETPENLDKLIEKIETDTQIKFSKSYLNFLKRFNVVEFDGNYNIKSGKESISIETIFGFSKQEEEDIESVSRFYRNRIPSSYLPVASINSEDIVCINSQGKIYHWNHEINDLYFNKEPNSYQPQNEKLSLIAESFDDFLKLIFLSKETQPEERYDVYMDSTVPFPDKVLGIFFENPKLFFSNNTGNRVQIYLKKLELSEKGQELLTLLRKENLL from the coding sequence ATGTTTGTATCGAAATATGAAACGCCTGAAAATTTAGATAAGTTAATTGAAAAAATCGAAACAGACACGCAAATAAAGTTTAGTAAAAGCTATTTAAATTTTCTGAAAAGGTTTAATGTCGTTGAATTTGATGGAAATTATAATATTAAATCAGGAAAAGAGAGTATTTCTATTGAAACTATATTTGGTTTTTCAAAGCAGGAAGAGGAAGATATAGAGTCTGTTAGCCGTTTTTATAGAAATAGAATTCCTTCTTCTTATTTGCCAGTGGCTTCGATTAACTCAGAAGATATAGTTTGCATAAATTCTCAAGGAAAGATATATCATTGGAACCATGAAATAAATGATTTGTATTTTAATAAAGAGCCTAACAGTTATCAGCCGCAGAATGAAAAATTGTCTTTAATTGCAGAATCATTTGATGATTTTTTAAAGTTAATATTTTTAAGTAAAGAAACACAACCAGAAGAAAGATACGATGTTTATATGGATTCAACAGTCCCTTTCCCGGATAAAGTTCTTGGAATATTTTTTGAAAACCCGAAATTGTTCTTTTCAAATAATACTGGAAATCGAGTGCAAATATATTTGAAAAAATTAGAGCTTTCAGAAAAAGGTCAAGAACTATTAACTTTATTAAGGAAAGAAAATTTACTGTAA
- a CDS encoding imm11 family protein, translated as MIYELKIYASYPNNYWFKFKNNQFSLKSKVSLKKLFSFDVFFSDGPAFISPRLASLIDETNSDVQLIEVNVSVNGVNYQGYKMVKIVRKVSAIDLEASESEPILSYLPDGPKKFRRIVFKEDVSEDFWIARCQEYPSCIIVSDQSRNFLLTNDVIGIELKDIK; from the coding sequence ATGATTTATGAATTAAAGATTTACGCTAGTTATCCAAATAATTATTGGTTTAAATTTAAGAATAACCAGTTTTCGTTAAAATCGAAAGTTAGTTTAAAAAAATTATTTTCCTTCGATGTATTTTTCAGTGATGGTCCAGCTTTTATCTCACCGCGACTTGCATCGTTAATAGATGAAACTAATTCAGATGTTCAGTTAATCGAGGTAAATGTTTCGGTTAATGGTGTTAATTATCAAGGTTATAAAATGGTGAAAATTGTTAGGAAAGTTTCTGCGATAGATCTAGAAGCTTCAGAAAGTGAGCCGATTTTAAGTTATCTTCCTGATGGCCCTAAAAAATTTAGAAGAATAGTTTTTAAAGAAGACGTGAGTGAGGACTTTTGGATTGCCAGATGCCAGGAATATCCATCTTGTATTATTGTTTCCGATCAAAGCCGAAATTTTCTTCTGACAAATGACGTTATAGGGATCGAACTAAAAGATATCAAATAA
- the relB gene encoding type II toxin-antitoxin system RelB family antitoxin: protein MPTISLHFNKEEDQLFRDYAKLNGLTINEFFKESALEKIESEIDLKLYNKAIEDFEENPIIYSHKDVLKELDLQSISHVIF from the coding sequence GTGCCAACAATATCACTGCATTTTAATAAAGAAGAAGATCAACTATTTCGTGATTACGCTAAACTTAATGGATTAACTATCAATGAATTTTTCAAAGAATCGGCTCTTGAAAAAATTGAATCTGAAATAGATTTAAAACTTTACAATAAAGCAATTGAAGATTTTGAAGAAAATCCGATCATTTATTCCCATAAAGATGTGTTGAAAGAATTAGATCTACAATCGATCTCTCATGTAATCTTCTAG
- a CDS encoding immunity 22 family protein → MNEVNIQIWIGNNFAAEDKYLKYFEQNEDANPLDPNYVEECQFLANIGDIWFDPNFMVIPKRFAESQDIQTIIDIIKVDEAEKAKIHQVCEILEITEANAVFWYVNADLEVELEVEKPYRENYNGLKYIGNFCAGSIYEEKTLTHQATEQHVWLGSNFNKEYDEYFELDRPNNFCHDLGISWYDEDFIGYPKPLKKEVTVSKLVNKLLGPGMPCEQEIVESCHRLGIDNGNTLFWYDANQLGFNPPERDNYNGLKYIGKFSF, encoded by the coding sequence ATGAATGAAGTAAATATTCAGATTTGGATTGGCAATAATTTTGCTGCGGAAGATAAATATCTAAAATATTTTGAGCAAAATGAGGATGCTAATCCGCTAGATCCTAATTATGTTGAAGAATGTCAGTTTCTTGCCAATATTGGTGACATCTGGTTCGACCCGAATTTTATGGTTATTCCCAAAAGATTTGCTGAATCGCAAGATATTCAAACGATTATCGATATTATTAAAGTGGATGAAGCAGAAAAAGCCAAAATTCACCAGGTGTGTGAAATCTTGGAAATTACGGAGGCTAATGCCGTTTTTTGGTACGTTAACGCTGACCTTGAAGTCGAGTTGGAGGTTGAAAAACCTTATCGAGAAAACTACAACGGTTTAAAATATATCGGAAATTTTTGTGCAGGAAGCATTTATGAAGAAAAAACTTTAACGCATCAAGCAACCGAACAGCATGTATGGCTTGGAAGCAATTTTAACAAAGAATACGATGAGTATTTCGAGCTAGATCGTCCGAATAATTTTTGTCATGATTTAGGGATTAGTTGGTATGATGAAGATTTCATCGGTTATCCGAAACCTTTGAAAAAAGAAGTCACGGTTTCAAAACTAGTGAACAAGCTGTTAGGACCTGGGATGCCGTGTGAACAAGAAATCGTAGAGAGCTGCCATCGACTAGGCATCGATAATGGTAACACCTTATTTTGGTATGATGCTAATCAGTTAGGTTTTAATCCGCCAGAGCGCGACAATTATAACGGATTAAAGTACATTGGCAAATTTAGTTTTTAA
- a CDS encoding putative holin-like toxin gives MSNADAIQLMLAFGTFTLMLITVVIDLIKNQKK, from the coding sequence GTGTCCAATGCGGACGCAATACAACTAATGTTAGCTTTTGGTACTTTTACCTTAATGCTAATTACTGTTGTAATTGATTTGATTAAAAATCAAAAAAAATAA